The proteins below are encoded in one region of Salmo salar chromosome ssa02, Ssal_v3.1, whole genome shotgun sequence:
- the LOC123733265 gene encoding LOW QUALITY PROTEIN: protein asteroid homolog 1-like (The sequence of the model RefSeq protein was modified relative to this genomic sequence to represent the inferred CDS: deleted 2 bases in 1 codon), whose amino-acid sequence MGVSGLTKLLNHHGNILEDFKFSESKLVVDGSNLFHSLYFKSRLDQKHGGDYDDFEDQVCKFFKALRDCGIKPYVIIDGGSDHTDKKFKTLKNRAESKIKNAKALTESNNLERDVLPALVKYVFKQVLSSLNVPFTQCICEADQGIALLARNWKCPVLSDDSDFYIFDIVEGCLPISHFQWQETSVSQRYIKCKRYTTVLPDWTLLLLMKGKLPSRIVNVLLHKRVMQSAQVENHALVSGNTTSQFIRQVLYGLLLLGSSPVKEHDRKGKNLRTDGRKADPSSQKVSEVKEYDREGTELTYRMVKAILPSAAQHLQLDTLDKAPHSVRLEVLETLRVSQSTLNGIPPHLELPVAVTYYWLRHAHPQPDRPLLQALLLGLVYGEFCRERKCQGSAANDSSPFCVSGFIVEAEGPVLERLRELTQNPVGADLNLGVAYAYSQWQCCLREGLNLNQLLCFPLTEPQCAWLYRGTLVHQLVDQLRRGG is encoded by the exons ATGGGTGTCTCAGGTTTAACCAAATTATTAAATCATCATGGAAACATTTTAGAAGATTTTAAATTCAGTGAAAGCAAGCTGGTCGTAGATGGTAGTAATCTGTTCCACTCTCTTTATTTTAAATCACGTTTGGATCAGAAGCATGGAGGGGATTATGATGATTTTGAGGACCAGGTCTGCAAGTTCTTTAAGGCTCTGAGAGATTGTGGCATTAAACCTTATGTGATTATAGATGGAGGCTCCGACCACACCGACAAAAAGTTTAAAACTCTCAAAAATCGAGCTGAATCAAAGATCAAGAATGCCAAAGCCTTGACTGAATCAAATAATCTGGAAAGAGATGTACTACCAGCCCTTGTCAAATATGTCTTCAAACAGGTCCTCTCCAGCCTAAATGTGCCATTCACACAGTGCATCTGTGAGGCAGACCAAGGAATAGCCCTCCTGGCTCGAAATTGGAAATGTCCAGTGCTGTCTGATGACAGCGACTTTTATATCTTTGACATCGTGGAAGGATGTCTGCCCATCTCTCATTTTCAGTGGCAGGAGACGTCTGTGAGTCAACGATATATCAAGTGCAAGCGCTACACCACA GTCCTGCCAGATTGGACCCTGCTGCTGTTGATGAAGGGTAAGCTTCCCTCCCGCATTGTGAACGTGCTGCTGCATAAGAGGGTGATGCAGAGTGCTCAAGTGGAAAATCACGCCTTGGTCAGTGGGAACACCACCTCTCAGTTCATACGGCAGGTACTCTATGGGCTGCTGCTGCTTGGGAGCTCCCCAGTGAAGGAGCATGACAGGAAAGGCAAGAACCTCAGAACCGATGGGAGGAAGGCGGACCCGAGCAGTCAAAAGGTCTCAGAGGTGAAAGAGTATGACAGGGAAGGCACGGAGCTGACATACAGAATGGTTAAAGCCATCCTGCCCAGTGCTGCACAACACCTGCAGCTAGACACGCTGGATAAG GCTCCACATTCAGTGCGGCTTGAGGTGT TGGAAACCCTTCGTGTGTCCCAGTCCACTTTGAATGGTATCCCACCTCATCTGGAACTTCCTGTGGCTGTTACCTACTACTGGCTGAGGCACGCCCATCCCCAACCAGACCGTCCTCTCCTGCAGGCCCTGCTACTAGGACTGGTCTATGGAGAGTTCTGCAGAGAGAGGAAGTGCCAGGGGAG TGCAGCCAATGACTCCTCCCCTTTTTGTGTATCTGGGTTCATAGTGGAGGCCGAGGGACCCGTGTTGGAGAGGCTGAGAGAGCTGACTCAGAATCCTGTAGGAGCTGATTTAAACCTGGGTGTGGCCTACGCCTATAGCCAATGGCAGTGCTGCCTGAGGGAGGGCCTTAACCTGAACCAACTGCTGTGCTTCCCTCTAACTGAGCCTCAGTGTGCCTG GCTGTACAGGGGCACTCTGGTGCACCAGCTTGTGGACCAACTGAGACGGGGGGGGTGA